ACCAGTTAAATTTTACACGTTCCCCTCTTACAATACAGGGGCAATTCTTCCAAACTCACCAAAGGGCAGTTATGTCATTTTACGGATATCACCCAATCATTGAAAAATGGTTTCAAAATCGATTCCAGGGACCGACGGAACCGCAGCAGCAAGGCTGGCCCTGTATTAATCGTGGTGAGCATACCCTGATTTCAGCCCCTACCGGCAGCGGAAAAACATTGACCGCGTTTCTGTCCGTGATAGATCGTCTTGTAAAACGTTCGCTGGACGGTGATCTGGAGAATGAAATCTCGGTGATCTATGTCTCTCCATTACGGGCTCTCTCAAATGACATGCACCGCAATCTGACAGAACCTCTGGAAGAAATTTCCCAGTTACTAGAAGAAGAAGACTACACTTTCACCCCCATTCGCGTCGGCCTGCGAACGGGAGACACCCCTTCTTCGAAGCGAACCGCACTTGTCCGTCGTCCTCCTCATATCCTGGTCACCACTCCGGAATCGCTGTATTTAATGCTGACCGGCTCTAAAAGTCGCGAGACACTCAAAACGGTGGAAACCGTGATCGTGGATGAAATTCACGCCTTGCTACGAGACAAACGCGGCTCACACTGGTCACTTACCCTGGAACGTCTGGAAGCATTAGTCGATCATCCTCTGCAACGAATCGGCTTGTCAGCCACTCAAAAACCTCTAGAACGGGTGGCACAATATCTGGTCGGAAATCGACCGGAAATTGAAATCACCGACAAGCCCCCCCAAACAGAGCGCCACGAATTTCCCGAACAAACCTGCCGCATTGTCAACATTGGTCACTCCCGTACTCTGGACGTTGCTATCCAGGTTCCCCCATCCGAATTGAGCGCGATCTGCACTCACGAGCAATGGGCCGAAGTTCTGGAGCAGATCGTCGAACTGATTCAGTTGCACCACAGCACATTGATCTTCGTCAACACACGAAGGCTGGCCGAACGCATCACCCATCAGTTGACAGAGAGACTGGGCGAAGACGTTGTCGGCAGCCATCACGGCTCACTCTCGGCAAAAATTCGGCATCGCACCGAACAGAAATTGAAAAGTGGCGAGCTCAAAGCGGTTATCGCGACCGCTTCTCTCGAACTGGGAATAGATGTCGGCTACATCGATCTGGTTGTGCAGATTGGCTCACCCCGCGGCATTGCTACCTTTCTCCAGCGCATCGGACGCTCAGGACACTCACTCGGTCTGGTTCCTAAAGGACGCATCTTTGCCCTCTCGCGGGATGAACTCCTGGAAAGCATGGCACTGGTCCGATCAATTAAACAAGGCATCCTCGATACCGTTCGCATGCCGGAAGCCCCCGTCGATATCCTGGCACAACAAATCACCGCCGAAGTCGCCTGTGAAGAATGGAACACAGATGAATTATTCGAAACGATGACGCGCGCCTATTCTTATCGGAACCTGAAACGGTCCGATTTTGATAGCACGCTTCATTTTCTGAGTGAGGGTATCAGCACCACAGCCGGTCGCAGTCGCGTCTATTTACATCACGATCAAGTCCAGAACCGCGTCCGCAGCAGAAAAAATGCCCGTCTCGTCTCCACGATGAACGGAGGTGCGATTCCGGAAATCGCCTCGTATCGCGTGGTCACCGAAGACGACCAGACCGTGGTCGGCTCAGTCGACGAAGACTTTGCCGTGGAAAGCATGGCGGGAGATATTTTCCTGCTCGGCAATACATCCTGGCAAATTCGCTATGTCCGAGGCGGCGATGTCACTGTAGTCGATGCTAATGGCGCGCCCCCTTCCATCCCGTTCTGGTTTGGTGAAGCACCAGGGCGCTCTCTCGAACTTTCGACCGAAATCTCACATCTGCGCGAAGAACTCGAACGGCAGGTCGAAAACCCGGAACAAGCCATTCTCTGGCTGAGCCAAGAAACCAACACGGACGAATGGGGCAGCAAGCAGATTGTCGATTACGTTCTGGCAGAAAAGGCCGCACTGGGCATTGTCCCGACTCAAAAGCGAATCGTTTTCGAACGCTTCTTCGATGAATCGGGGGGCATGCAACTGGTGATCCACGCTCCCTTTGGTGGCGATATCAACCGCGCCTGGGGCTACACCATGCGTAAGCGTTTCTGCCGTTCCTATAATTTTGAGCTGCAGGCAACGGCCGACGACAATGGCATTATCCTCTCACTTGGACCTCAACACAGCTTTCCCTTAGAGAGCCTATTTACGATGTTGAATACAAGAAACGTTCAACAACTTTCCGAGCAGGCGATTTTGGATCACCCCATGTTTCATGTCCGCTGGCGCTGGAATGTCACCCGGGCACTGCTGGTTTCGCGGATGCAGAACGGGAAGAAAGTACCGCCGCCGCTCCAACGCTTTCGCGCCGAGGACCTGCTCACTGCCGTCTTCCCGCGTCTGACCGGCTGTCCCGAAAATGAAATTGGGGAAATCGTCCGCCCCGATCATATTCTGGTCGACCAGACTCTCTATGACTGCTTGAACGAGCAACTCGATATCGATGGCTTCAAAACCGTGCTCCAGGAAATCGAACAGGGAACCGTCAAACTGATTCCCCGCGATACCAGAGAGCCTTCTCCTTTTTGCTACGAACTTTTGAACTCCAGCCCGTATACGTTTCTGGATGGTGGCGAAGCACAGGAACGCCGCGCCCGTGCGGTCGCAACACGCCACACACTTTCCATCGAAAGTGTCGAAGACCTGGGCAGACTCTCCCCCGAAGCAATCGCACAGGTTTGCCAGGAAGCACAACCACTGGTACGAAACGCCGATGAATTCCATGATCTTCTACTGGGCCGCATTCATCTTCCCATTAATGAGCAGCCGGACTGGGCCGACTGGTATCAGGAACTGGAAGCAACGGGCCGTGCGACAACACTACAAAGAACAGAGAATCAATCAGCGAACCGCTGCACCGAAAGCTGGGTCGCAACAGAGCGTCTCCCGGCAGCACTGGCTGCCTTCCCCGAGAGTCAGCATGCACCGCCTGTCACCGTTCCTGTTGGTGTGCGTCAGGAATGGGAATCAGCAGAAGCCCGCACTGCCATCATTCGCGGTCTACTCGATACTTGTGGCCCGTTGACCGTCGCAGAAATCGCAAACTTCGCAGGCATGACGGATTCACAAACAGAAGCGGCGCTGATGGCGCTCGAAGGCGAAGGCATCGCGATGCAGGGTTTCTTCCGTGTCAAAGATCCCAACTGGGATCAAAGCGCCGATGAGTCAGCCCCCCAACAAGAAACAACTGCCGCCGACTCACCTCCGAAAGAGTGGTGTCACCGGCGTTTGCTGGCACGCATTCACAGACTCACCCTGCAAGGTCTGCGTGCTCAAGTGCAACCGGTCGATACGAGTGTCTTCATCCAATATCTCACACGGCTTCACGGCATGGCGGGCGACGAAAAACGGTCGGGAACAAACGGCCTGTTTGAAATCCTCTCCATGCTCCAGGGAATCGACATCCCGGCGATTTGCTGGGAACGCGACATACTGCCAGCCCGACTTTCCAATTACCAGAATAATCAATTGGATGAACTCTGTTTTACGGGTGAAATTGGCTGGGGACGCCTCTACCCTCCCAAACGAACCGCCGATCAGGGCAAACCAATGACCGGCATTACTCGTAATGCCCCCGTCTCTTTCTTTTTGAGAGAAGATATCCCCTGGCTGACATATTTCAGTGAGTCTTCAACGCAGAATACCGAAGATCAGAATTATTTGAGCAGCCCGGCTGTGGAAATTCAGGAACTACTCACGCAACAGGGGGCTCTGTTCGCCACCGACTTAATGGCTGCAACAGAATCCCTTCCCACACAGGTCGCCGATGCATTGGGCGAACTCATCTCGCGCGGGTTGGTGACCTCCGACAGTTTCTCCGGCATGCGACAATTTACCGAAGATCGTTCCACAAAAAACCGACGTGCTGCACGAAAATCAAGAATCGGCCTGGTCCGCAAACGCAGCACTCCGAACAATACAGGACGCTGGTCGATCTGGCGACGTGAACTTGCGACTGAGATTGAAGAACGCAGCCTGCAATATTATGAGTATGTCGAGCAATGGGCGTGGCAACTGTTAAGGCGTTGGGGAGTGGTCTTCCGCGACTTATTAGTAAAAGAATCCGGCGCCCCCCGCTGGTTTGAATTGCTGCAGATTTATCGACGTCTCGAAGCCCGGGGTGAAATTCGCGGCGGTCGTTTCGTATCTGGAGTCGCAGGGGAACAATTTGCGATGTCGGGAACAATTCAGGAATTGCGAAAGCTCCGTGATGAATCAGCGACCGATGAGCTGACGATTCTTTCCGCCACCGACCCGTTGAATCTCGTGGGAATCTTGACGAAACAGGCGCGCATCCCCAGCACTGCTAACAACCGTCTCGCTTATTGGAATGGAAGTCTGATTGCCTATTCACGGAGCGAAGAACTGTTTTTACTCGCAAACGTCAATGAAAAAACAAAACGCGAACTGATCCTGGGATTTGGGCTCCCCATCCATGGAACGAATATCAATGAAACAGCCGCTACAGGTTCAAAACCGGCGATCGAACTACAAACGCAACAGTCTCCTGCTGAAGACGACATGCTGATTCCCACAGGAGACAGCTCTATCAAAGAAGAGAAAAAGTCGCCACGCCCTTCTTTTCTCTAACAAAGTTACCAACAAAGATTTCATGACTCACTTGGATCTACGAATGTTAAACGGTTTACATAGGATCATCAGACTCACACTTTGCCTGCTGGCGGTCATGCTACCGCTTCAGATTTATTCGAACTGTCTGATCGCTGCGGAAGAAAAACAAGCCGAGTCAATCGAGCAAGTACTCGAAACGGCACACGAACACCAGCAGCATGGCCGTTATGCAGAAGCCCGCGAAGTCTATGCGCAAGCGAAACAACAACTCGCTGATTCCAAACAGAAAAACGCCGACCACCAGTGGCAGTTACTTCGCGGATTAATTCAGATCGATGTCGAAACCGGTCAGACAAAATCAGCGTTAGATCGGCTGAACGAAGGACTGAAACAACTCCCCGACCATCCAGATCTTCATGCGCTGGCAGCAAAACTGTATTATGAAACGGGGGACTATCCCAGCGCTGACAAACACGTCACGAAAGCAATAGCATTCAATCCGGACCAGCCCCTGGCACACCTGATCCAGGCTCAGCTTCTCACAGACTCCGGAAAGATCGATGAAGCCAACGAAGCCTATCGCTGGTTCGTCCGTTATTATAACCGGGCACAACCGGAAGATGCCGAAACGCTACTGGTGATTGCCGAAGGAGCGACGCAGTATGCACGCTGGAACAGTGTTTCACAAATCTTCAATTTTGTCATCAACACAGTCTGCCCCGATGCATTAAAAGCCGATCCCCTGGCCTGGAGAGCTTCCTACTTGAGCGGTTCGATTCTGCAGGAAAAATACAATCGCCCCCAAGCCGCTGATGAGTTTACAGCAGCCCTCAAAACAAATTCCCAAGCCGCGATTGTCTATACTGCGTTAGCACGTTCCGCAATCGAAGTCCATGATTTCGATAAGAGTATCGAGCTCATCAATCGTGCCTTGAAAATCAATCCTCAGTCAATCGAAGCCTTACTGCTACAGTGTGATTTACATCTAATTAATGGACAATATCTAAAAGCATTGGTGTCCGCAGAAAACGCAGCCGCTCTCAACAACCGTGCCCAAACCGTTCTGGCCAGAAAGGCAGCCTGCTATCTGCTACAGGATGGTGTGCCAGATACCGAAACGTTGACGCTGCTGTTTGACACTTCAGCAGCCCCGGATCAGTCAAAAACAACAAAAGCTGATTCGTCCCGCTTCGTGAAGCTCGTGACGACTCTATTGAAAGAAAACCCGAAACCGGGTTATTTCTTATACGAACTGGGCCAGCTGATGGAGATGAAACGCCAGTTTGCGTTTGCCGAGTTTGCGTACTTAAAAACCAAAACTCTGATGCCTCAACTCTCCGGCCCCAAAACCTCGTTGGGCATGCTGTATATGCAAATGGGAAAGACGGCCCTCGCCCAACAGACATTAAACGACGCATTCAAAGCCGATCCCTATCATGTACGGGTCAGTAATATGCGCAAAGTGCTGGGAGTACTGGATTCCTACGGAGCCATCGTGACCGACCACTTTGTGATTCGCTACGACTCCAAAGCCGATTTTATTCTCGGTCGATACATGGCCGATTATCTCGAAGAAATTTACCCCGAGATGGTAAAACAGTTCGGCTATAAACCGCCGGGAAAAACCCAATTTGAAATTTACCATAACGCCAAAGGGCTCGCGGCCCACCAATGGTTTAGCGCCCGTATGATTGGTCTGCCCTGGATCCAGACAATTGGTGCCTCAACTGGTGCCGTCGTTGCATTAACGTCACCCACCGCAATGAAAGAGCCTTATAACTGGGCGGCTGTCTTAAAACACGAGTTGGTGCATGTGTTTACTCTGCAACAGACGAAATACAAAATCCCACACTGGTTTACAGAAGCACTCGCCGTTAGAAGTGAAGGCAAAGCGCGTCCCCAACGATTTAACCAACTACTTGTGGAGCGAGTCCCCCAGGGAGAAATCTACTCTCTGGATGAATTGGACAGCGTATTCGTACGTCCCAAGTCTTCCGATAACTGGAATTTTGCGTACTGTCAAAGTCTGCTCTGT
This genomic interval from Gimesia alba contains the following:
- a CDS encoding DEAD/DEAH box helicase, translating into MSFYGYHPIIEKWFQNRFQGPTEPQQQGWPCINRGEHTLISAPTGSGKTLTAFLSVIDRLVKRSLDGDLENEISVIYVSPLRALSNDMHRNLTEPLEEISQLLEEEDYTFTPIRVGLRTGDTPSSKRTALVRRPPHILVTTPESLYLMLTGSKSRETLKTVETVIVDEIHALLRDKRGSHWSLTLERLEALVDHPLQRIGLSATQKPLERVAQYLVGNRPEIEITDKPPQTERHEFPEQTCRIVNIGHSRTLDVAIQVPPSELSAICTHEQWAEVLEQIVELIQLHHSTLIFVNTRRLAERITHQLTERLGEDVVGSHHGSLSAKIRHRTEQKLKSGELKAVIATASLELGIDVGYIDLVVQIGSPRGIATFLQRIGRSGHSLGLVPKGRIFALSRDELLESMALVRSIKQGILDTVRMPEAPVDILAQQITAEVACEEWNTDELFETMTRAYSYRNLKRSDFDSTLHFLSEGISTTAGRSRVYLHHDQVQNRVRSRKNARLVSTMNGGAIPEIASYRVVTEDDQTVVGSVDEDFAVESMAGDIFLLGNTSWQIRYVRGGDVTVVDANGAPPSIPFWFGEAPGRSLELSTEISHLREELERQVENPEQAILWLSQETNTDEWGSKQIVDYVLAEKAALGIVPTQKRIVFERFFDESGGMQLVIHAPFGGDINRAWGYTMRKRFCRSYNFELQATADDNGIILSLGPQHSFPLESLFTMLNTRNVQQLSEQAILDHPMFHVRWRWNVTRALLVSRMQNGKKVPPPLQRFRAEDLLTAVFPRLTGCPENEIGEIVRPDHILVDQTLYDCLNEQLDIDGFKTVLQEIEQGTVKLIPRDTREPSPFCYELLNSSPYTFLDGGEAQERRARAVATRHTLSIESVEDLGRLSPEAIAQVCQEAQPLVRNADEFHDLLLGRIHLPINEQPDWADWYQELEATGRATTLQRTENQSANRCTESWVATERLPAALAAFPESQHAPPVTVPVGVRQEWESAEARTAIIRGLLDTCGPLTVAEIANFAGMTDSQTEAALMALEGEGIAMQGFFRVKDPNWDQSADESAPQQETTAADSPPKEWCHRRLLARIHRLTLQGLRAQVQPVDTSVFIQYLTRLHGMAGDEKRSGTNGLFEILSMLQGIDIPAICWERDILPARLSNYQNNQLDELCFTGEIGWGRLYPPKRTADQGKPMTGITRNAPVSFFLREDIPWLTYFSESSTQNTEDQNYLSSPAVEIQELLTQQGALFATDLMAATESLPTQVADALGELISRGLVTSDSFSGMRQFTEDRSTKNRRAARKSRIGLVRKRSTPNNTGRWSIWRRELATEIEERSLQYYEYVEQWAWQLLRRWGVVFRDLLVKESGAPRWFELLQIYRRLEARGEIRGGRFVSGVAGEQFAMSGTIQELRKLRDESATDELTILSATDPLNLVGILTKQARIPSTANNRLAYWNGSLIAYSRSEELFLLANVNEKTKRELILGFGLPIHGTNINETAATGSKPAIELQTQQSPAEDDMLIPTGDSSIKEEKKSPRPSFL
- a CDS encoding tetratricopeptide repeat protein translates to MLNGLHRIIRLTLCLLAVMLPLQIYSNCLIAAEEKQAESIEQVLETAHEHQQHGRYAEAREVYAQAKQQLADSKQKNADHQWQLLRGLIQIDVETGQTKSALDRLNEGLKQLPDHPDLHALAAKLYYETGDYPSADKHVTKAIAFNPDQPLAHLIQAQLLTDSGKIDEANEAYRWFVRYYNRAQPEDAETLLVIAEGATQYARWNSVSQIFNFVINTVCPDALKADPLAWRASYLSGSILQEKYNRPQAADEFTAALKTNSQAAIVYTALARSAIEVHDFDKSIELINRALKINPQSIEALLLQCDLHLINGQYLKALVSAENAAALNNRAQTVLARKAACYLLQDGVPDTETLTLLFDTSAAPDQSKTTKADSSRFVKLVTTLLKENPKPGYFLYELGQLMEMKRQFAFAEFAYLKTKTLMPQLSGPKTSLGMLYMQMGKTALAQQTLNDAFKADPYHVRVSNMRKVLGVLDSYGAIVTDHFVIRYDSKADFILGRYMADYLEEIYPEMVKQFGYKPPGKTQFEIYHNAKGLAAHQWFSARMIGLPWIQTIGASTGAVVALTSPTAMKEPYNWAAVLKHELVHVFTLQQTKYKIPHWFTEALAVRSEGKARPQRFNQLLVERVPQGEIYSLDELDSVFVRPKSSDNWNFAYCQSLLCADFMVEEFGTDALKKLLTAYQNQHSTPNAIQESFQIDQNEFEKRYHRYLEKLTATLKGYRPPSPLSFRELQKQHEQNPNNLNIAGQYAYRLLRYRKKQEARKLAHTVLSEQPQQAQAALTIAHLELLSEDLEAAQAVLQPALESDSPDVEVLELAGKILLKQEKFSDAIKVYETGHLKYPYQTEWLQGLAIIYQHEDNPKKLEATLLKLVHLDPADSTSLKLLMKRYLDQKKWEQALHWGQEALYVDVLDPETHQQLAEAALKQNRPELAIRELKMVLHLDDKNEAVRFLLTKTLLDTGNKQEATTELDRLLEQNPNHVQARALKQKL